The Gemmatimonadaceae bacterium DNA segment TTCCGGATGTTCAGCATCGACGTGCCGCCGGGCGTGCAAAACCTGACCGTCACGCTCGACGCCGTCGGTGACGCCGATCTGTATGTGCGCCGTTCCACCTTTCCGCTGCTCAACCAGTATGACTGCGCGTCGTTCACCGTCGGCGGCGACGAGCTCTGCAGCATCGCCGCCCCGCAGGCCGGCACCTGGTACCTGCGCATCGAGGGCTTCGAGCCATACTCCGGCGCCACGCTCACGGCCACGCTGACGATGCCGGATCCCGAGCCGTAGTCATTCGTGCCGGGGGCGTGCATTGTTCACCGGATAATGCGCCCCCCGATTCTCGCGACCGCCCTCGCCCTGGCCCTTGTGGCCGCGCCCCTCGCCGCCCAGCAACCCGTGGCAGGCGACACCCTGCCCCGCCCGACGCTCCAGATCCTCCCGATCACGGAGGAGATCGTCATCGACGGGCGGTTGGACGAGGCGGCCTGGGCGCGCGCGCAGCCCGCCACCGACTGGGTGCAGTCGCAGCCGCGCACGGGTGCCCCGGCGAGCCAACGCGCCGAGGCGCGCGTGCTGCTCGACGGCAGCAACGTGTACGTCGGCTTCCGCCTCTACGACACGGCACCGGACAGCATCGGCCTGCAGCTCGCGCGTCGCGACGTGGGCGACACGTTTACAGACTGGGTCTACGTAGGCTTCGACAGCTACGGCGACCGCCGCACGGCCTTCGTGTTCGCCATCAGCCCGCGCGGCGTGCAGCGCGACGGGTACGTTTTCAATGACAACAACTACGACGAGCAGTGGGATGCGGTCTGGCAGTCCGCCGCCCGCGTTGACTCACTGGGCTGGACAGCGGAGATGCGGATCCCCCTGTCGCAGCTCCGCTACGCGGTCGGCGATTCGAGCCGCACCTGGGGCATCAACTTCCTGCGTGAAATCGCGCGCAATGGCGAGAGCTCGTACTGGAGCCCCCGCCCTCCGACCTATCCGGGCGACGTCTCGCGCTTCGGCACGCTGACGGGGCTGGGCGCACTGGGCCGTAGCCTGCCAGTGGAGGCGATTCCCTACGCGCGCAGTCAACTCAACACGTTGCCGCCGGACCCGGGGAACCCCTTCCACGCCGACGCCCGCGGAGAGGTGGCAGTGGGACTCGACGTGCGCGCGCGACTACCGAAGTCGCTGTCGATGACGGCGACGGTGAACCCGGACTTCGGGCAAGTCGAAGCCGACCCGGCGGTCGTCAACCTCTCGGCGTTCGAGGTGTTCTTCCCCGAGCGGCGCCCGTTCTTCCTCGAGAATTTCGACACCTTCCGCTTCGGTGGCACGACGACCTTCAACGACAACGACGCGCCCAGCTTCTTCTACACGCGGCGCGTCGGTCGCGCCCCGCGCGGCCGCATCGACGCCCCGTTCACCGAGATCCCGAACCAAACCCCCATCCTCGGCGCCGTGAAGCTCAGCGGCACCACGCCCGGCGGCTGGGCGATCGGCTCGCTGCACGCGACGACGGGACACGAGGTCGGGCGCGGTAGCGACGGCGTTGGGCCGTCGACGGAGGGCGTCGTGGAGCCACTCACGAACTCGCACGTCACGCGCGTGCGGCGCCTGATGCGCGGGGGCTTCTCGTCAGTGGGTGCGTTCGGGTCCTGGGTGGAACGCGCGCAGGGGGACTCGGCGCTGATGGCGTTGATGCCGCGGCGCGCCGTCGTGAGCGGCGTGGACTTCGAGCACGCCTTCGGCGAACGCGCCTACACCGTGAGCGGTGTCGCGTCGCAGAGCCACGTGACGGGCACGGCGGAGGCCATCGCGATGCTGCAGCGCGCCAACTATCGCTCCTTCCAGCGGCCCGACGCCGACCATCTCACCTACGACGACAGTCGCACGGCACTGCGCGGCGGCTACTACGCGCTCTCGGCGGCCAAGACTTCCGGTCGCCTCACGGCCTCCGTGACCGCCGAACAGCTCGATGCCGGCTTCGAGACCAACGACCTCGGGTTCCAGACGCGCTCCGACCTGCGGTCGGTGAGCACGGGCACGTTCTTCCGGCAGCCGGAGCGTACACGGCGGTTGCAGTCGTGGAGCACGGGTGTCTTCTCGACCTTCTCGTGGACCGGCGGCGGCGACAACATCGAGCGACGGCTCGCGTCCTTTAGCGAAGTGCAGTTCCACAACTTCTGGACCGTCGGCATCGAGGGCAACGTGGAAGCCGGCCAGTACAACGAGCGGCTGCTGCGCGGCGGACCCATCGCCGAGCGTCCGCTCTCGTCGCGCGGCGAGCTCTTCGCCCGCAGCGACCGGCGGCGGCCGCTCATCATCGGCGCCGGTGTCGGGGTGGCGGTGGACCGCGCCGGTCGGCGCAGCCGTGGCGTCGGCGTGGAGTTCGACTGGCGCCCGCAGCCGGCGCTTCGCCTGCGGGTGGAGCCAGAGTTCTCGTTCAACCAGATTGTGGACCAGTACGTCACCGTGCGCACGGACGCGCTGGCAACCGACACCTACGGCAGTCGCTACGTGTTCGCCGACGTGCGCCAGCGCGAGGCGCGGCTCAACACGCGGCTCGACTGGACCTTCTCGCCGTACGTGTCGCTGCAGCTGTTCCTGCAGCCCTTCGCCTCGGCGGGGCGCTTCGAACGCTACAAGGAGTTCCTCGAACCTCGGCGCTTCCGCTTCGCGGTGTATGGCGCCGACCAAGGCACGGTGACGCGCGACGGCAGTACGGTGACGGTCGACCCAGACGGAGCAGGCCCGGCACCGTCGTTCAGCTTCGCCGAGCGGGACTACACGGCGCGCGAGTTGCGCGGCAACGCGGTGCTGCGCTGGGAGCTCAGGCCGGGCTCGACGGTGTTCTTCGTGTGGCAGCAGACGCGCGATGCCTTCATCGCCGGCGACGCGGATCTGAACGCGGCGGGCCAGCTGGGCAGCCTGCTGAGTGAACCCTCGCGGAACGTGTTCCTGGTGAAGCTCGCGTGGTGGCTCGGGCGCTAGGCGCCTAGGTGCCGATAAAGGTGTCCACCGGCAGCGCGTTCTGGCCGCGCACGCGCTGCTCGTACGCACCGCAGACCTGCGCGACACCGTTGGCGTAATACGAGATCAGTTCACGCCCACGTGGCAGAATGACATAGCTGTCGCCCTGCTTGAGCAAGACGCGGCGCATCTTGAGCATCCGATAGGCGCGTTCGAACGACTCGGCGCCCTCGCGCTGCGGTTCCACGAGCTCGGCCCCCGCGGCGACCAGCACGTCGCGCAACTCCTCGATGCGCGCCAAGAGGGCCGCCTCGGGGACGATCTCCGCGTCGAAGGTCTGGAGCGCGGCGCAGACCAGCGGCACGGCCGTCACCGGCATGATGGCGCCGATGCGCTGCATCATCTCGTCGCAGAACGACTGCACGGCGGCGAGGCGTTCGGGACGCTCGCGCTCGAACAGCGGAGCTCCCTCGTCGGCGAGACGCGCGAGCCAGGGCGCCAGCGGCACCGGCTCGCCGATGACGACGGCGGCGCGGCCGTAGCGCTTCCAGCGCCCGGTGCCCATCCGGCCAAAGCTGCACACGGCGAAGTTGACCACCTCGCGGAACTGCGCGAGCCGCGAGGGCGCGGGCACGCCCTCGTTGGTGCGGAGTTCGCGCAGCAGCGAGCGATCCTCCAGCACGCGATCGTAGTTGAGGCCCACCGGCACCACGTAGAGGCGCTCGGCGAAACCCGGCTCACGCGCCGTGCCGATGAGATAGTCGAGCATCCCGATCTTGGCCGGCCGCAGGCGACCGTCGCGCGAGAGGCCGCCCTCGGGAAACAGGCCCTGTGTAACGCCGTTGCGCGTGATGAGCTGCACGTAGCGCTCGAGCACCGTGTGATACAGCGGCTCGCGGTAGCGACGACGGATGAAGTACGAGCCGAAGCTCTTGAACAGATACTCGAGCGGAAACACGCGGGCCCACTCGCCCACGGCGTAGGAGATTGCGACCTGCCCAGCCAACGCGTACGAGGCCAGCACATAGTCCGCGTTGGAGCGGTGGTTGAGCAGGTAGATGACGATGCTCTCGCGCGGGAGTCGCTCGAAGACTTCAGGGTTACGGATTTTGACCGTCGTCTTGAAGAACAGGCCCAGCGCGGCCTTGGCGATGCCGTAGCCGAACTGGTAGTACATAAAGAGGTTGAAGGCCGGGACGATCTCGTCGAGATAGCGCTCGACCTTGCGCCACACCTCGGCGCGCGGACGTCCGTGCTCCTCGGCGTGGGCCGCCACCGCCTGCGCGATGTGCTCGTCGGCGAGCAGCGCCTGCACGATGTAGCGCTTGCCGGTGAGCTTGAAGCGGTCGACGCGGGCGCGGAAGCGCAGCAGCGCGCGGCGCGCGGCCTTCGCGGTCCAGCGGCGCCACATTGCGGTGGCAAGCGCCGCCAGCAGGGCGAGGGCACTGACCCAGAGCAATGCCCGCGCCGAGGTGCTCACGCCTCGCTGCGCCTCGCCTTCAGTGCAGCCAGTGCCTCGCGCGCGCCTTCGGCCTCGCGCGTTCCCGGGAAGCCGTCGATCAATCGTCGGAGCTCGACCATCGCACGCCCCTCGTCGCGCAGCTGGCCGAGGTAGAGGTCGACGATCTTTTGCTGCACGTAGCGCCGCAGGTCGGGCGTGCCGGAGCCGAGTGCGCGGGCGCGGAGATAGTGCTGCATCGCAGCCTCGGCGTCCTTGCGCGCGCGCAGGTGGAAGTCGGCCGCGCGCACGATGGTCATCGCGTGCTCGGGTGCCTCGGCCACGGCATCTGTCCACGCGAGGGCGGCTCCGTCGAGTTCGCCGC contains these protein-coding regions:
- a CDS encoding carbohydrate binding family 9 domain-containing protein, with the protein product MRPPILATALALALVAAPLAAQQPVAGDTLPRPTLQILPITEEIVIDGRLDEAAWARAQPATDWVQSQPRTGAPASQRAEARVLLDGSNVYVGFRLYDTAPDSIGLQLARRDVGDTFTDWVYVGFDSYGDRRTAFVFAISPRGVQRDGYVFNDNNYDEQWDAVWQSAARVDSLGWTAEMRIPLSQLRYAVGDSSRTWGINFLREIARNGESSYWSPRPPTYPGDVSRFGTLTGLGALGRSLPVEAIPYARSQLNTLPPDPGNPFHADARGEVAVGLDVRARLPKSLSMTATVNPDFGQVEADPAVVNLSAFEVFFPERRPFFLENFDTFRFGGTTTFNDNDAPSFFYTRRVGRAPRGRIDAPFTEIPNQTPILGAVKLSGTTPGGWAIGSLHATTGHEVGRGSDGVGPSTEGVVEPLTNSHVTRVRRLMRGGFSSVGAFGSWVERAQGDSALMALMPRRAVVSGVDFEHAFGERAYTVSGVASQSHVTGTAEAIAMLQRANYRSFQRPDADHLTYDDSRTALRGGYYALSAAKTSGRLTASVTAEQLDAGFETNDLGFQTRSDLRSVSTGTFFRQPERTRRLQSWSTGVFSTFSWTGGGDNIERRLASFSEVQFHNFWTVGIEGNVEAGQYNERLLRGGPIAERPLSSRGELFARSDRRRPLIIGAGVGVAVDRAGRRSRGVGVEFDWRPQPALRLRVEPEFSFNQIVDQYVTVRTDALATDTYGSRYVFADVRQREARLNTRLDWTFSPYVSLQLFLQPFASAGRFERYKEFLEPRRFRFAVYGADQGTVTRDGSTVTVDPDGAGPAPSFSFAERDYTARELRGNAVLRWELRPGSTVFFVWQQTRDAFIAGDADLNAAGQLGSLLSEPSRNVFLVKLAWWLGR
- a CDS encoding 1-acyl-sn-glycerol-3-phosphate acyltransferase, which translates into the protein MSTSARALLWVSALALLAALATAMWRRWTAKAARRALLRFRARVDRFKLTGKRYIVQALLADEHIAQAVAAHAEEHGRPRAEVWRKVERYLDEIVPAFNLFMYYQFGYGIAKAALGLFFKTTVKIRNPEVFERLPRESIVIYLLNHRSNADYVLASYALAGQVAISYAVGEWARVFPLEYLFKSFGSYFIRRRYREPLYHTVLERYVQLITRNGVTQGLFPEGGLSRDGRLRPAKIGMLDYLIGTAREPGFAERLYVVPVGLNYDRVLEDRSLLRELRTNEGVPAPSRLAQFREVVNFAVCSFGRMGTGRWKRYGRAAVVIGEPVPLAPWLARLADEGAPLFERERPERLAAVQSFCDEMMQRIGAIMPVTAVPLVCAALQTFDAEIVPEAALLARIEELRDVLVAAGAELVEPQREGAESFERAYRMLKMRRVLLKQGDSYVILPRGRELISYYANGVAQVCGAYEQRVRGQNALPVDTFIGT